In a single window of the Drosophila miranda strain MSH22 chromosome XL, D.miranda_PacBio2.1, whole genome shotgun sequence genome:
- the LOC108151322 gene encoding maternal protein exuperantia-2-like isoform X2, whose amino-acid sequence MVAISEDSVSAAASGQSVVVKEELPSGNYILVAVEIDTTGRRLVDEIVQLAAYTSKGSFQQYIMPYMNLNQAARRRHQIRVISIGFYRMLKSMQTYEIIKSKSEVAALMDILNWLETLVAKQPNKEGIVMLYHDERKFIPDMILVALKKYSLIDRFNRTVKAFANTCPMAKAFLGKHGIKNCGLRKLSKLLAKSKDGNSTKEDEHENVEGNAIINDNRGPKNQKQGSFEGSANVRAKMVYEMALQLIESESSESSEEALESSEAEVKLLNAVKPFSHLLNSTVLELKDRNDSLGRQNSFRPIFLNYFRTTLHYRVRAVKYRIALAEHGFTLKSLRAIWSDKRKAGLELVLTAIDSLKTEEMAELLNLLDSYYDPSKATIKPKSKRSGNGNGNATAVMVTSTPKPIKPPKTFARI is encoded by the exons ATGGTTGCCATTTCTGAAGATTCTGTTTCCGCTGCCGCCTCCGGTCAGAGCGTGGTCGTGAAGGAGGAGCTGCCGTCAGGCAACTACATCCTGGTTGCCGTTGAGATAGATACCACTGGACGTCGTCTGGTTGATGAG ATTGTCCAGTTGGCTGCCTACACATCAAAGGGCAGCTTCCAGCAGTACATCATGCCGTATATGAATCTGAATCAAGCCGCTCGTCGGCGTCATCAAATTCGTGTGATTTCGATCGGCTTTTATCGCATGCTCAAGTCGATGCAGACCTACGAG ATTATCAAGTCCAAGTCGGAGGTCGCTGCCCTCATGGACATTCTCAACTGGCTTGAGACGCTGGTCGCCAAGCAGCCCAACAAAGAAGGCATCGTTATGCTCTACCACGATGAGCGCAAATTCATACCCGACATGATTTTGGTGGCGCTCAAGAAGTACTCCCTGATTGATAGATTCAATCGGACGGTGAAGGCTTTTGCCAACACTTGCCCTATGGCCAAGGCCTTCCTTGGCAAACATGGTATCAAGAACTGTGGTCTACGCAAGCTCTCGAAGCTCTTGGCCAAGTCGAAGGATGGGAATTCCACCAAGGAGGATGAACACGAGAATGTCGAAGGAAACGCCATCATCAACGATAACAGAGGCCCCAAGAATCAGAAGCAGGGCTCCTTTGAGGGGAGCGCCAATGTGCGGGCCAAGATGGTCTACGAAATGGCCCTGCAGCTGATTGAATCCGAGTCTTCCGAGTCATCCGAGGAGGCACTCGAGTCCTCGGAGGCAGAGGTTAAGTTGTTGAATGCCGTGAAACCATTCTCCCATCTTCTCAACTCGACGGTCCTCGAGCTGAAAGACCGGAACGATAGCCTGGGGCGCCAAAACTCATTCCGCCCGATCTTCTTGAACTATTTCCGCACCACTCTGCACTATCGTGTCCGTGCCGTAAAGTACCGCATTGCGCTGGCCGAACATGGCTTTACCCTGAAGTCTCTAAGGGCCATTTGGTCTGATAAGCGCAAGGCGGGCTTGGAGCTGGTTTTGACAGCGATTGATTCGCTGAAGACCGAGGAAATGGCCGAGCTGCTGAACCTTCTGGACAGCTACTACGACCCCAGCAAAGCGACCATCAAGCCGAAATCCAAGCGctctggcaatggcaatggcaatgccaC TGCGGTAATGGTGACATCGACCCCGAAGCCCATAAAGCCGCCAAAGACGTTTGCCAGAATCTAA
- the LOC117188862 gene encoding cytochrome P450 4g15-like: MKYLERCLMETLRMYPPVPLIARELQEDLKLNSGDYVIPRGATVTVATVLLHRNPKVYTNPNVFDPDNFLSERQANRHYYAFIPFSAGPRSCVGRKYAMLKLKIRLSTILRNYRVYSDLSESDFKLQADIILKREEGFRVRLQAR, from the exons ATGAAATACCTGGAGCGCTGCCTGATGGAAACGCTGCGCATGTACCCCCCAGTGCCACTGATCGCCCGCGAGTTGCAGGAGGATCTTAAGTTGAATTCTGGCGACTACGTTATACCGCGCGGAGCCACGGTGACGGTGGCCACTGTTCTGTTGCATCGCAATCCCAAGGTCTACACGAATCCCAATGTCTTCGATCCGGACAACTTTCTGTCCGAGCGCCAGGCCAACCGACATTACTATGCCTTCATCCCCTTCTCCGCGGGACCACGCAGCTGTGTGG GGCGCAAGTATGCCATGCTAAAGCTCAAAATTCGACTCTCGACTATCTTGCGGAACTATCGCGTCTACTCGGACCTCAGTGAGTCGGACTTCAAGCTCCAGGCGGATATCATACTGAAGCGTGAGGAGGGCTTTCGTGTGCGTCTCCAGGCCAGATGA
- the LOC117188859 gene encoding uncharacterized protein LOC117188859 isoform X2, with the protein MMKLQINCLLAALLAVSSGNARTFTPTEEFQKAPDLGGMQESNETESTQGQTVPMATAMGEVVHSSNSINSSNSSNSSNSKLGSSAQGQHQRQRQPATTVLKHIVLHQACDFDERGRHRIVMFFPNHCIWTWNNKYVHEGFYYLFKLYQTEAFFFGQFNERLKQYETVPHVWTKD; encoded by the exons ATGATGAAGTTGCAAATAAATTGCCTGTTAGCCGCTCTCCTCGCCGTA TCGAGCGGAAATGCAAGAACTTTTACACCAACAGAGGAGTTCCAGAAGGCCCCCGACCTTGGTGGGATGCAGGAGTCAAACGAAACTGAAAGTACCCAAGGTCAGACAGTCCCAATGGCCACGGCCATGGGTGAGGTGGTCCACTCCAGCAACTCTATCAACTCTAGCAACTCCAGCAACTCTAGCAACTCCAAGCTGGGATCAAGTGCACAAGGTCAGCAccagcgtcagcgtcagcCAGCAACAACTGTTTTGAAGCACATCGTTC TACATCAGGCCTGCGATTTTGATGAGCGCGGGAGACACCGCATTGTCATGTTCTTCCCGAATCATTGCATTTGGACTTGGAACAACAAGTACGTCCATGAGGGTTTCTATTATCTCTTCAAGCTGTATCAGACGGAGGCCTTCTTCTTTGGACAGTTCAACGAACGCTTGAAACAGTACGAAACCGTACCCCACGTCTGGACCAAGGACTAG
- the LOC108151322 gene encoding maternal protein exuperantia-2-like isoform X1: MVAISEDSVSAAASGQSVVVKEELPSGNYILVAVEIDTTGRRLVDEIVQLAAYTSKGSFQQYIMPYMNLNQAARRRHQIRVISIGFYRMLKSMQTYEIIKSKSEVAALMDILNWLETLVAKQPNKEGIVMLYHDERKFIPDMILVALKKYSLIDRFNRTVKAFANTCPMAKAFLGKHGIKNCGLRKLSKLLAKSKDGNSTKEDEHENVEGNAIINDNRGPKNQKQGSFEGSANVRAKMVYEMALQLIESESSESSEEALESSEAEVKLLNAVKPFSHLLNSTVLELKDRNDSLGRQNSFRPIFLNYFRTTLHYRVRAVKYRIALAEHGFTLKSLRAIWSDKRKAGLELVLTAIDSLKTEEMAELLNLLDSYYDPSKATIKPKSKRSGNGNGNATRRRNRAKGAASSKNGAIGAGGDNSVPDSANKSGGRPRRKRNNIQNNILGPQNTEKRSPNAVMVTSTPKPIKPPKTFARI, from the exons ATGGTTGCCATTTCTGAAGATTCTGTTTCCGCTGCCGCCTCCGGTCAGAGCGTGGTCGTGAAGGAGGAGCTGCCGTCAGGCAACTACATCCTGGTTGCCGTTGAGATAGATACCACTGGACGTCGTCTGGTTGATGAG ATTGTCCAGTTGGCTGCCTACACATCAAAGGGCAGCTTCCAGCAGTACATCATGCCGTATATGAATCTGAATCAAGCCGCTCGTCGGCGTCATCAAATTCGTGTGATTTCGATCGGCTTTTATCGCATGCTCAAGTCGATGCAGACCTACGAG ATTATCAAGTCCAAGTCGGAGGTCGCTGCCCTCATGGACATTCTCAACTGGCTTGAGACGCTGGTCGCCAAGCAGCCCAACAAAGAAGGCATCGTTATGCTCTACCACGATGAGCGCAAATTCATACCCGACATGATTTTGGTGGCGCTCAAGAAGTACTCCCTGATTGATAGATTCAATCGGACGGTGAAGGCTTTTGCCAACACTTGCCCTATGGCCAAGGCCTTCCTTGGCAAACATGGTATCAAGAACTGTGGTCTACGCAAGCTCTCGAAGCTCTTGGCCAAGTCGAAGGATGGGAATTCCACCAAGGAGGATGAACACGAGAATGTCGAAGGAAACGCCATCATCAACGATAACAGAGGCCCCAAGAATCAGAAGCAGGGCTCCTTTGAGGGGAGCGCCAATGTGCGGGCCAAGATGGTCTACGAAATGGCCCTGCAGCTGATTGAATCCGAGTCTTCCGAGTCATCCGAGGAGGCACTCGAGTCCTCGGAGGCAGAGGTTAAGTTGTTGAATGCCGTGAAACCATTCTCCCATCTTCTCAACTCGACGGTCCTCGAGCTGAAAGACCGGAACGATAGCCTGGGGCGCCAAAACTCATTCCGCCCGATCTTCTTGAACTATTTCCGCACCACTCTGCACTATCGTGTCCGTGCCGTAAAGTACCGCATTGCGCTGGCCGAACATGGCTTTACCCTGAAGTCTCTAAGGGCCATTTGGTCTGATAAGCGCAAGGCGGGCTTGGAGCTGGTTTTGACAGCGATTGATTCGCTGAAGACCGAGGAAATGGCCGAGCTGCTGAACCTTCTGGACAGCTACTACGACCCCAGCAAAGCGACCATCAAGCCGAAATCCAAGCGctctggcaatggcaatggcaatgccaCTCGTCGTCGCAATCGGGCCAAAGGTGCAGCATCGTCGAAAAATGGAGCCATCGGCGCTGGTGGCGACAATTCCGTGCCGGACTCCGCCAACAAGTCGGGCGGACGTCCTCGTCGCAAACGCAATAACATTCAGAACAACATTCTGGGACCCCAGAACACTGAGAAACGCTCGCCAAATGCGGTAATGGTGACATCGACCCCGAAGCCCATAAAGCCGCCAAAGACGTTTGCCAGAATCTAA
- the LOC117188859 gene encoding uncharacterized protein LOC117188859 isoform X3, which produces MMKLQINCLLAALLAVSSGNARTFTPTEEFQKAPDLGGMQESNETESTQGQTVPMATAMGEVVHSSNSINSSNSSNSSNSKLGSSAQGQHQRQRQPATTVLKHIYIRPAILMSAGDTALSCSSRIIAFGLGTTIQRTLETVRNRTPRLDQGLEGCGRCIS; this is translated from the exons ATGATGAAGTTGCAAATAAATTGCCTGTTAGCCGCTCTCCTCGCCGTA TCGAGCGGAAATGCAAGAACTTTTACACCAACAGAGGAGTTCCAGAAGGCCCCCGACCTTGGTGGGATGCAGGAGTCAAACGAAACTGAAAGTACCCAAGGTCAGACAGTCCCAATGGCCACGGCCATGGGTGAGGTGGTCCACTCCAGCAACTCTATCAACTCTAGCAACTCCAGCAACTCTAGCAACTCCAAGCTGGGATCAAGTGCACAAGGTCAGCAccagcgtcagcgtcagcCAGCAACAACTGTTTTGAAGCACATC TACATCAGGCCTGCGATTTTGATGAGCGCGGGAGACACCGCATTGTCATGTTCTTCCCGAATCATTGCATTTGGACTTGGAACAACAA TTCAACGAACGCTTGAAACAGTACGAAACCGTACCCCACGTCTGGACCAAGGACTAGAAGGATGCGGAAGATGCATCAGTTAA
- the LOC117188859 gene encoding uncharacterized protein LOC117188859 isoform X1: protein MMKLQINCLLAALLAVSSGNARTFTPTEEFQKAPDLGGMQESNETESTQGQTVPMATAMGEVVHSSNSINSSNSSNSSNSKLGSSAQGQHQRQRQPATTVLKHIVRKKRDIFTQDTPYDFHTVHQACDFDERGRHRIVMFFPNHCIWTWNNKYVHEGFYYLFKLYQTEAFFFGQFNERLKQYETVPHVWTKD from the exons ATGATGAAGTTGCAAATAAATTGCCTGTTAGCCGCTCTCCTCGCCGTA TCGAGCGGAAATGCAAGAACTTTTACACCAACAGAGGAGTTCCAGAAGGCCCCCGACCTTGGTGGGATGCAGGAGTCAAACGAAACTGAAAGTACCCAAGGTCAGACAGTCCCAATGGCCACGGCCATGGGTGAGGTGGTCCACTCCAGCAACTCTATCAACTCTAGCAACTCCAGCAACTCTAGCAACTCCAAGCTGGGATCAAGTGCACAAGGTCAGCAccagcgtcagcgtcagcCAGCAACAACTGTTTTGAAGCACATCGTTCGTAAGAAGAGAGATATTTTTACGCAAGATACTCCCTACGACTTTCATACAGTACATCAGGCCTGCGATTTTGATGAGCGCGGGAGACACCGCATTGTCATGTTCTTCCCGAATCATTGCATTTGGACTTGGAACAACAAGTACGTCCATGAGGGTTTCTATTATCTCTTCAAGCTGTATCAGACGGAGGCCTTCTTCTTTGGACAGTTCAACGAACGCTTGAAACAGTACGAAACCGTACCCCACGTCTGGACCAAGGACTAG
- the LOC117188859 gene encoding uncharacterized protein LOC117188859 isoform X4 — protein sequence MMKLQINCLLAALLAVSSGNARTFTPTEEFQKAPDLGGMQESNETESTQGQTVPMATAMGEVVHSSNSINSSNSSNSSNSKLGSSAQGQHQRQRQPATTVLKHIVRKKRDIFTQDTPYDFHTVHQACDFDERGRHRIVMFFPNHCIWTWNNNSTNA from the exons ATGATGAAGTTGCAAATAAATTGCCTGTTAGCCGCTCTCCTCGCCGTA TCGAGCGGAAATGCAAGAACTTTTACACCAACAGAGGAGTTCCAGAAGGCCCCCGACCTTGGTGGGATGCAGGAGTCAAACGAAACTGAAAGTACCCAAGGTCAGACAGTCCCAATGGCCACGGCCATGGGTGAGGTGGTCCACTCCAGCAACTCTATCAACTCTAGCAACTCCAGCAACTCTAGCAACTCCAAGCTGGGATCAAGTGCACAAGGTCAGCAccagcgtcagcgtcagcCAGCAACAACTGTTTTGAAGCACATCGTTCGTAAGAAGAGAGATATTTTTACGCAAGATACTCCCTACGACTTTCATACAGTACATCAGGCCTGCGATTTTGATGAGCGCGGGAGACACCGCATTGTCATGTTCTTCCCGAATCATTGCATTTGGACTTGGAACAACAA TTCAACGAACGCTTGA